One window of the Lonchura striata isolate bLonStr1 chromosome 9, bLonStr1.mat, whole genome shotgun sequence genome contains the following:
- the LRRC8B gene encoding volume-regulated anion channel subunit LRRC8B → MITLTELKCLADAQSSYHILKPWWDVFWYYLTMIMLLVAVLAGALQLTQTRVLCCLPCKLEFDNHCAVPWDLVKANLNMSASSTAPIIIPLKIQNYLHRQQYSYIDAVCYERQLHWFAKFFPYLVLLHTFIFAACSNFWLYYPSTSSRLEHFVAVLQKCFDSPWTTRALSETVAEQSARKLPIAKSKTVISSPQSSGDIGASRQSLPYSQHGLETTGRENSSVLDKKEGEQAKAIFEKVKKFRVHAEEKDVVYTVYMKQIIVKVFVVVIIVIYVPYYLSFITLEIDCVVNVQAFTGYKRYQCVYSLAEIFKVLASFYVVLVIFYGLTCTYSLWWMLRSSLKQYSFEKLREKSNYTDIPDVKNDFAFILHLADQYDPLYSQRFSIFLSDLSENELKQINLNNEWSVEKLRNKLVRNSQDKTELHLFMLNGLPDSVFELTEIEVLSLELIPEAKLPSAVTQLVNLKELNVYHTSLTMDYPAVSFLEETLKTLRLKSSEMGRIPFWVFHLKNLQELCLTGYFMLDHHNSIYNDGFQGLKNLRSIHLKNNLSRIPQVITDLLPSLQHLSINNEGNKLIVLNNLKKLVNLRTLELICCDLERIPHSIFTLNNLHEIDLKENNLRTVEEIISFQHLKNLSCLKLWHNSISYVPVQIGALSNLEQLYLNYNNIKNVPLQLFLCRKLHYLDLSYNKLTSIPEEIGYLTNLQYLALTKNHIEMLPDGLFQCKKLQFLLLGNNSLMNLSPFVGQLLNLVQLELIGNYLESLPAELEECQLLKRNNLIVEERLLKTLPPRVRERLQACSDKS, encoded by the exons ATGATCACGCTAACAGAACTCAAATGCTTAGCAGATGCCCAGTCATCTTACCACATACTAAAACCATGGTGGGATGTCTTCTGGTATTACCTCACCATGATAATGCTGCTCGTTGCTGTGCTTGCTGGGGCTCTCCAGCTTACTCAAACCAGAGTATTGTGTTGTCTTCCTTGCAAGCTAGAATTTGACAATCATTGTGCTGTGCCTTGGGATTTAGTTAAAGCCAACCTTAACATGTCAGCTAGCTCGACAGCACCGATAATTATCCCGCTTAAAATCCAGAATTATCTCCATCGGCAGCAGTATTCCTACATTGATGCAGTATGTTATGAGCGACAGCTTCACTGGTTTGCCAAATTTTTTCCATACCTAGTGCTTTTGcatacttttatttttgcagctTGCAGTAATTTCTGGCTTTACTATCCTAGTACAAGTTCCAGGCTTGAGCACTTTGTAGCCGTTCTTCAGAAGTGTTTTGACTCTCCCTGGACAACGCGTGCCCTCTCAGAAACAGTTGCTGAGCAGTCTGCGAGGAAGTTGCCGATAGCCAAATCAAAAACAGTGATTTCATCACCTCAGAGTTCAGGAGACATAGGGGCCAGCAGACAGTCCCTGCCATATTCACAACATGGCTTGGAAACAACTGGAAGAGAAAATTCCAGTGTTCTCGACAAAAAAGAAGGGGAACAAGCTAAAGCTATATTtgaaaaagtgaagaaattcagAGTACATGCCGAAGAAAAGGATGTCGTATACACAGTGTATATGAAACAGATTATAGTGAAAGTCTTTGTAGTTGTTATAATAGTAATTTATGTCCCCTACTATTTATCGTTTATTACACTTGAAATTGATTGTGTAGTTAATGTTCAAGCCTTTACAGGCTACAAAAGGTACCAGTGTGTTTATTCGCTAGcagaaatttttaaagttttggcTTCATTTTATGTTGTTTTAGTGATCTTCTATGGATTAACTTGTACTTATAGTTTGTGGTGGATGTTAAGAAGTTCACTTAAACAATACTCTTTTGAGAAATTGAGAGAGAAAAGTAATTACACTGATATACCTGATGTGAAGAATGACTTCGCATTTATTCTTCACTTGGCAGATCAGTATGATCCTCTTTATTCCCAACGATTCTCAATATTCCTGTCTGATTTGAGTGAAAATGAACTCAAACAGATAAATCTTAACAATGAATGGTCAGTGgaaaaactgagaaataaaCTAGTAAGAAACTCCCAAGACAAGACTGAACTTCACCTTTTCATGTTAAATGGTCTtccagacagtgtctttgaacTGACAgaaatagaagttctaagcctGGAACTTATTCCTGAAGCCAAACTTCCTTCAGCTGTGACCCAGCTTGTCAATCTCAAAGAACTCAATGTTTATCACACATCACTAACGATGGATTATCCAGCAGTCAGCTTTTTAGAAGAAACTCTGAAAACCTTGCGTTTGAAGTCTAGTGAGATGGGAAGAATTCCATTTTGGGTCTTTCATCTAAAAAACCTACAAGAACTGTGTTTAACAGGATATTTCATGCTAGATCATCACAACTCCATATACAATGATGGCTTTCAGGGGCTAAAAAATCTGAGATCAATTCacttaaaaaacaacctttcccGTATACCTCAAGTGATTACAGATCTTCTGCCTTCTTTACAACACTTGTCTATCAACAATGAGGGAAATAAACTGATAGTGCTAAATAACCTGAAGAAGCTGGTAAACCTGAGAACCTTGGAACTAATCTGCTGTGATTTAGAGCGCATTCCCCATTCCATTTTTACCCTAAACAATTTGCATGAAATtgacttaaaagaaaataatctcagAACAGTGGAAGAAATAATTAGTTTCCAACATCTTAAAAATCTTTCTTGCTTAAAATTGTGGCATAACAGTATTTCATATGTCCCAGTGCAGATTGGTGCATTATCAAACCTGGAACAGTTGTAtctaaattataataatattaaGAATGTTCCATTGCAGCTATTTCTTTGTAGAAAGTTACACTATTTGGATCTTAGCTATAATAAGCTAACCTCCATCCCTGAAGAAATCGGTTATCTGACCAACCTGCAGTACTTGGCTTTGACAAAAAACCAT ATTGAAATGCTGCCTGATGGATTATTTCAGTGCAAAAAGCTGCAATTTCTTCTTCTGGGAAATAACAGTCTGATGAATTTGTCCCCTTTTGTGGGTCAGCTACTGAATCTTGTTCAGTTAGAGCTCATTGGAAACTATCTTGAATCACTTCCTGCTGAACTGGAAGAATGTCAGCTCTTAAAGCGAAATAATCTAATTGTAGAAGAAAGGTTGTTAAAAACACTTCCACCTCGTGTAAGAGAGCGTTTGCAGGCATGCTCAGATAAGTCCTAA